The nucleotide window CCGGCTAAATCCGTCTTGGTAACGAACGCTGCCTGATTGAATTCTTCTTTTCACCCGGTGCTTGTGGACTTCCCCATCTTGACCTCGTTTAGTTGATAAACAAGGGGGAGTTAATTTCCAAAAACAACGCCTGAATTATACGTAATAAATCTTCATTTTGATTCCTATTACTGAATTAAATGGTTGCAAAAATAGCTATCACTACTATAAATATTAAAAAGACTGGTATTATATTTGTGGATAACGATAATTTTCAACAACCTAATCTGATAACTGTAAAAGAAGCAGCTAATTACCTCAGAATTCCTGTACCCACAGTATATTATTTGGTTCAGAGGGGGCAATTACCCGCCGTTCAAATCGGGGGTCGTTGGAGGATTAAAAAGGACGAGATCGACACTCAAATCCTCGGGAAGTCCGCATCTGACTCTTCTTCATCTGCAAATCAAGCGAAAACGGATGCGCCTGTAGCGACCCCACAAATCCTCATTATTGATGATGAGGTCATGATTCACCAATTGATTAAAGATGTACTGATTGAGGATAATTGCAACATTGACTCCGCGCTGAATGGCCAAGAGGCCATGAGCAAGATTTCCGCAAAAAAATACGATCTCGTATTCCTCGACATGGTATTACCTGAAATGTCTGGCGACCAGATTTACGAGTATATTTCAAAGACCCAGCCAAATCTCATGGTGGTGATTATCACCGCTTTTGTGGATAATAAGGTCCTTGATCGCGTCCTTTCCACAG belongs to Verrucomicrobiota bacterium and includes:
- a CDS encoding response regulator; the encoded protein is MDNDNFQQPNLITVKEAANYLRIPVPTVYYLVQRGQLPAVQIGGRWRIKKDEIDTQILGKSASDSSSSANQAKTDAPVATPQILIIDDEVMIHQLIKDVLIEDNCNIDSALNGQEAMSKISAKKYDLVFLDMVLPEMSGDQIYEYISKTQPNLMVVIITAFVDNKVLDRVLSTGPITILPKPIDIHQLRQLTKVLVHLHPAPKS